In one Drosophila pseudoobscura strain MV-25-SWS-2005 chromosome X, UCI_Dpse_MV25, whole genome shotgun sequence genomic region, the following are encoded:
- the LOC117184586 gene encoding nuclear envelope integral membrane protein 1-like, which produces MFQPRLRCGFISLFTLMAICAAATPHPMTDVVFLAPGTSIDITANWNGPNTLRTYCYPGKPPSLLSLFETVEFFLDIGNGDYTEYGGRTPKEVLDHYNEQRSLFSFTLFSQKRQRIHLSPFEPECIGVSSRQPYNVRLHHAQFDVLRFLQFGLGVLVFCSSRTLAKNSIFYYLAGIVLGICGSLLLIISLTSKLFPRRPMMYGVLIGGWTIGVYILKQLADNMSLILLTYRDYVVWYLIITSLISFLVCYRIGPPKNRRSQNIIMWLLQAVGGGLAYFSSWNSSGVIFLIVSAFAAYYFPQSLVVYGKSLYRRRFSPKRRLLTQEEYYQQTVNETQKSLAELREFVNSPNCNQWNIMSNLRNPIRFASFANGEPHLFDEEIEDYSRTIEESMEAADQNEAEDYLQCSMHYRPLSNNGFNVSQDHRRRPPMPPPFTGLPTRHATCEHSAGL; this is translated from the coding sequence CTGATGGCGATATGCGCTGCCGCAACCCCGCACCCAATGACGGACGTAGTGTTTTTGGCGCCGGGAACATCCATCGATATCACCGCCAATTGGAATGGGCCAAATACGCTAAGGACATACTGCTATCCTGGTAAACCGCCCTCGCTACTCAGTTTATTCGAAACGGTTGAGTTCTTTCTGGACATCGGCAACGGTGACTATACCGAATATGGCGGACGCACTCCAAAGGAGGTGCTGGATCACTACAATGAGCAGCGCTCACTCTTCAGCTTTACGCTCTTCTCGCAGAAGCGTCAACGGATACATCTGTCACCATTTGAACCCGAGTGCATTGGGGTTTCCTCCAGGCAGCCCTACAATGTGAGACTCCATCATGCGCAGTTCGATGTCTTGCGATTTCTACAGTTTGGCTTGGGCGTCCTCGTCTTCTGCAGCAGCCGTACCTTGGCCAAGAACAGCATATTCTATTATTTGGCTGGCATTGTGCTGGGTATTTGCGGCTCGCTGCTGCTCATCATCTCTTTAACATCAAAACTTTTCCCCAGACGACCCATGATGTATGGCGTCCTGATTGGTGGCTGGACAATTGGAGTATATATACTCAAGCAGTTGGCCGACAACATGAGTCTAATCCTATTGACCTATCGCGACTATGTGGTTTGGTATTTGATAATAACCAGCCTCATCTCATTCCTCGTCTGCTACCGCATCGGCCCACCTAAGAATAGGCGCTCCCAGAACATCATCATGTGGCTGCTCCAGGCGGTTGGTGGGGGTCTGGCCTACTTTAGTAGCTGGAATTCTAGTGGAGTTATTTTTCTGATAGTCTCTGCCTTTGCGGCATACTATTTTCCACAATCGCTCGTGGTATATGGGAAATCGCTCTATCGACGCCGCTTTTCGCCCAAGCGGCGCCTGCTCACACAAGAAGAGTACTACCAGCAGACGGTAAACGAGACACAAAAGTCACTGGCGGAGCTGCGCGAGTTCGTCAACAGCCCCAACTGCAATCAGTGGAACATAATGAGCAACCTACGCAATCCCATTCGCTTCGCTTCCTTTGCCAATGGGGAACCACATTTGTTCGATGAAGAGATCGAGGACTACTCACGCACCATAGAAGAGTCAATGGAGGCTGCCGACCAGAACGAGGCCGAGGACTATCTGCAGTGCAGCATGCACTACCGGCCCTTGTCCAACAATGGGTTCAACGTCAGCCAGGATCATCGTCGTCGGCCGCCTATGCCCCCTCCATTCACCGGCCTACCAACGAGACACGCTACGTGCGAACATTCAGCAGGCCTATGA